Proteins from a genomic interval of Balaenoptera musculus isolate JJ_BM4_2016_0621 chromosome 16, mBalMus1.pri.v3, whole genome shotgun sequence:
- the LIPM gene encoding lipase member M isoform X2, translating into MKEFLNLQILLTLESVVILPRTDKCRCWTMSKILSREWIVSHRNEMCLLILMAHLFQRNVNSGHMPTKAVDPEAFMNISEIIQHKGYPCEEYEVPTEDGYILSVNRIPQGLVQLKKTGPRPVVLLQHGLLGDASNWISNLPNNSLGFILADAGFDVWLGNSRGNTWSQKHKTLSIDQDEFWAFSYDEMARFDLPAVINFILQKTGQEKIYYIGYSQGTTMGFIAFSTMPELAQKIRMYFALAPIATVKHAKSPGTKFLLLPDVMIKVIIDQICSNVMLLLGGFNTNNMNMSRANVYVAHTLAGTSVQNILHWSQAVNSGELRAFDWGSETQNLEKGNQPAPVRYKVRDMTVPTAMWTGGQDWLSNPEDVRILLSEVTNIIYHKNIPEWAHVDFIWGLDAPHRMYNEIIHLMKQEEASIS; encoded by the exons atgaaagagttTTTAAACCTACAGATTCTTCTGACTTTAGAATCAGTTGTTATATTACCAAGAACAGATAAATGCAGATGTTGGACCATGTCAAAAATCTTGTCAAGAGAGTGGATTGTTTCACACAGAAACGAGATGTGTCTTCTGATTCTGATGGCACATTTGTTCCAGAGAAATGTGAATTCAGGACATATGCCAACGAAAGCTGTGGACCCAGAAGCATTCATGAATATT AGTGAAATCATCCAACATAAAGGTTATCCCTGTGAGGAGTATGAAGTCCCAACAGAAGATGGGTATATTCTTTCTGTTAACAGGATTCCTCAGGGCCTAGTGCAACTTAAGAAGACAG GTCCCAGGCCTGTGGTGCTACTGCAGCATGGCCTGCTTGGAGATGCTAGCAACTGGATTTCCAACCTGCCCAACAACAGCCTGGGCTTCATTCTGGCAGATGCGGGTTTTGATGTGTGGCTGGGGAACAGCAGGGGAAACACCTGGTCTCAGAAACACAAGACCCTCTCCATAGACCAAGATGAGTTCTGGGCTTTCAG TTATGATGAGATGGCTAGGTTTGACCTTCCGGCAGTCATAAACTTTATTTTGCAGAAAACGGGCCAGGAAAAGATCTATTATATCGGCTATTCACAGGGTACCACCATGG GCTTTATTGCATTTTCCACCATGCCAGAGCTGGCTCAGAAAATAAGAATGTATTTTGCTTTAGCACCCATAGCTACTGTTAAACATGCAAAAAGCCCTGGGACCAAATTTTTGTTGCTGCCAGATGTGATGATCAAG GTGATTATTGATCAGATTTGTAGCAACGTCATGTTACTCCTGGGAGGATTTAACACGAACAACATGAACATG AGCCGAGCAAATGTGTATGTCGCTCACACGCTTGCTGGAACATCTGTGCAAAACATCCTGCACTGGAGCCAG gcAGTGAATTCTGGGGAACTTCGGGCATTTGACTGGGGCAGTGAGACCCAGAATCTGGAAAAAGGAAATCAG CCAGCTCCTGTAAGGTACAAAGTTAGAGACATGACGGTCCCTACAGCAATGTGGACTGGGGGTCAGGACTGGCTTTCAAATCCAGAAGACGTGAGAATACTGCTCTCCGAGGTGACCAACATCATCTATCATAAGAACATTCCTGAATGGGCTCACGTGGATTTCATCTGGGGTCTGGATGCTCCTCACCGTATGtacaatgaaataatacatcTGATGAAGCAGGAAGAGGCCAGCATTTCCTAG
- the LIPM gene encoding lipase member M isoform X3, translated as MKEFLNLQILLTLESVVILPRTDKCRCWTMSKILSREWIVSHRNEMCLLILMAHLFQRNVNSGHMPTKAVDPEAFMNISEIIQHKGYPCEEYEVPTEDGYILSVNRIPQGLVQLKKTGPRPVVLLQHGLLGDASNWISNLPNNSLGFILADAGFDVWLGNSRGNTWSQKHKTLSIDQDEFWAFSYDEMARFDLPAVINFILQKTGQEKIYYIGYSQGTTMGFIAFSTMPELAQKIRMYFALAPIATVKHAKSPGTKFLLLPDVMIKGLFGKKEFLYQTRFLRQFVIYLCGQVIIDQICSNVMLLLGGFNTNNMNMSRANVYVAHTLAGTSVQNILHWSQAVNSGELRAFDWGSETQNLEKGNQLL; from the exons atgaaagagttTTTAAACCTACAGATTCTTCTGACTTTAGAATCAGTTGTTATATTACCAAGAACAGATAAATGCAGATGTTGGACCATGTCAAAAATCTTGTCAAGAGAGTGGATTGTTTCACACAGAAACGAGATGTGTCTTCTGATTCTGATGGCACATTTGTTCCAGAGAAATGTGAATTCAGGACATATGCCAACGAAAGCTGTGGACCCAGAAGCATTCATGAATATT AGTGAAATCATCCAACATAAAGGTTATCCCTGTGAGGAGTATGAAGTCCCAACAGAAGATGGGTATATTCTTTCTGTTAACAGGATTCCTCAGGGCCTAGTGCAACTTAAGAAGACAG GTCCCAGGCCTGTGGTGCTACTGCAGCATGGCCTGCTTGGAGATGCTAGCAACTGGATTTCCAACCTGCCCAACAACAGCCTGGGCTTCATTCTGGCAGATGCGGGTTTTGATGTGTGGCTGGGGAACAGCAGGGGAAACACCTGGTCTCAGAAACACAAGACCCTCTCCATAGACCAAGATGAGTTCTGGGCTTTCAG TTATGATGAGATGGCTAGGTTTGACCTTCCGGCAGTCATAAACTTTATTTTGCAGAAAACGGGCCAGGAAAAGATCTATTATATCGGCTATTCACAGGGTACCACCATGG GCTTTATTGCATTTTCCACCATGCCAGAGCTGGCTCAGAAAATAAGAATGTATTTTGCTTTAGCACCCATAGCTACTGTTAAACATGCAAAAAGCCCTGGGACCAAATTTTTGTTGCTGCCAGATGTGATGATCAAG GGATTGTTTGGTAAAAAAGAATTTCTCTACCAGACCAGATTTCTCAGACAGTTTGTTATTTACCTTTGCGGCCAGGTGATTATTGATCAGATTTGTAGCAACGTCATGTTACTCCTGGGAGGATTTAACACGAACAACATGAACATG AGCCGAGCAAATGTGTATGTCGCTCACACGCTTGCTGGAACATCTGTGCAAAACATCCTGCACTGGAGCCAG gcAGTGAATTCTGGGGAACTTCGGGCATTTGACTGGGGCAGTGAGACCCAGAATCTGGAAAAAGGAAATCAG CTCCTGTAA
- the LIPM gene encoding lipase member M isoform X1, which translates to MKEFLNLQILLTLESVVILPRTDKCRCWTMSKILSREWIVSHRNEMCLLILMAHLFQRNVNSGHMPTKAVDPEAFMNISEIIQHKGYPCEEYEVPTEDGYILSVNRIPQGLVQLKKTGPRPVVLLQHGLLGDASNWISNLPNNSLGFILADAGFDVWLGNSRGNTWSQKHKTLSIDQDEFWAFSYDEMARFDLPAVINFILQKTGQEKIYYIGYSQGTTMGFIAFSTMPELAQKIRMYFALAPIATVKHAKSPGTKFLLLPDVMIKGLFGKKEFLYQTRFLRQFVIYLCGQVIIDQICSNVMLLLGGFNTNNMNMSRANVYVAHTLAGTSVQNILHWSQAVNSGELRAFDWGSETQNLEKGNQPAPVRYKVRDMTVPTAMWTGGQDWLSNPEDVRILLSEVTNIIYHKNIPEWAHVDFIWGLDAPHRMYNEIIHLMKQEEASIS; encoded by the exons atgaaagagttTTTAAACCTACAGATTCTTCTGACTTTAGAATCAGTTGTTATATTACCAAGAACAGATAAATGCAGATGTTGGACCATGTCAAAAATCTTGTCAAGAGAGTGGATTGTTTCACACAGAAACGAGATGTGTCTTCTGATTCTGATGGCACATTTGTTCCAGAGAAATGTGAATTCAGGACATATGCCAACGAAAGCTGTGGACCCAGAAGCATTCATGAATATT AGTGAAATCATCCAACATAAAGGTTATCCCTGTGAGGAGTATGAAGTCCCAACAGAAGATGGGTATATTCTTTCTGTTAACAGGATTCCTCAGGGCCTAGTGCAACTTAAGAAGACAG GTCCCAGGCCTGTGGTGCTACTGCAGCATGGCCTGCTTGGAGATGCTAGCAACTGGATTTCCAACCTGCCCAACAACAGCCTGGGCTTCATTCTGGCAGATGCGGGTTTTGATGTGTGGCTGGGGAACAGCAGGGGAAACACCTGGTCTCAGAAACACAAGACCCTCTCCATAGACCAAGATGAGTTCTGGGCTTTCAG TTATGATGAGATGGCTAGGTTTGACCTTCCGGCAGTCATAAACTTTATTTTGCAGAAAACGGGCCAGGAAAAGATCTATTATATCGGCTATTCACAGGGTACCACCATGG GCTTTATTGCATTTTCCACCATGCCAGAGCTGGCTCAGAAAATAAGAATGTATTTTGCTTTAGCACCCATAGCTACTGTTAAACATGCAAAAAGCCCTGGGACCAAATTTTTGTTGCTGCCAGATGTGATGATCAAG GGATTGTTTGGTAAAAAAGAATTTCTCTACCAGACCAGATTTCTCAGACAGTTTGTTATTTACCTTTGCGGCCAGGTGATTATTGATCAGATTTGTAGCAACGTCATGTTACTCCTGGGAGGATTTAACACGAACAACATGAACATG AGCCGAGCAAATGTGTATGTCGCTCACACGCTTGCTGGAACATCTGTGCAAAACATCCTGCACTGGAGCCAG gcAGTGAATTCTGGGGAACTTCGGGCATTTGACTGGGGCAGTGAGACCCAGAATCTGGAAAAAGGAAATCAG CCAGCTCCTGTAAGGTACAAAGTTAGAGACATGACGGTCCCTACAGCAATGTGGACTGGGGGTCAGGACTGGCTTTCAAATCCAGAAGACGTGAGAATACTGCTCTCCGAGGTGACCAACATCATCTATCATAAGAACATTCCTGAATGGGCTCACGTGGATTTCATCTGGGGTCTGGATGCTCCTCACCGTATGtacaatgaaataatacatcTGATGAAGCAGGAAGAGGCCAGCATTTCCTAG